The genomic DNA CTGCGGGTCTTGCAGTAGCTGCCGGATGGCGGGCACGTCGCCGCGCCGGGCGGCCTCGTGGAGTAATTCTAGGGATTGGGGCATGACGTTTTTTTGGGCCTTACTACGAAAAGAAGCCTACCCTACGTTGCGAATCAGGGCGGCGTAAAACCGAATTAAAGTCAAATACGCGGCCGGGCTCAGGCGCTCGTTCGTGCCGTGCAGGCTTTCGATGGCGGCCTGGTCCATCAGCACCGGCATGAAGCGGTAGGTGGCCTGCGGGCAGAGGGCGGCGTAGGCGCGGGCATCGGTAGCCCCGACCACCACGTAGGGAGCCACCAGCGCCGTGGGAAATATGCTTTTAATGGTGCGGTGCAACGCCGCGAACGCCGCGTTATCGGTGCCCGACACGGGCGAGGCGTCGCGGCCCTCGCCGAGCATTTTCAACTGAATTTGTGGGTCGTTGATGATTTCCCGGACCCGCCGCACCACCGCGCCGACCGAGTCGCCGGGCAGCAGCCGGAAATTGACGGTGGCCGTGGCGCGGGCCGGCAGCACGTTGTCCTTGTCGCCGCCGCGGATGATGGTGGGCGCGGTGGTGGTGCGCAGGGCGGCGTTGCCGGAGGGGGTAGCAGCCAGCGACTTCCTAATCAGACTGCCAAATAGCCACTGATTGGCAAAAACCAGCCGCTTACTGAATGGCACGGCCGGAGCCAGGTAGGCCAGCAGGCCGCTCACGCCGCCGTCGAGGCGGGCCAGAAACGGCTGCGCTTCCAGCCGGGCCACGGCGGCGGCCACCCGGCCCACGCTGGTCAGGGCCGGCGGCATGGACGAGTGGCCACCCGCCCCGGTGGCCGTCAGCTCCAGGCTGAGGTAGCCTTTTTCGCTCACGCCCACTAGCGCCACGGGCTGCGCGAGGCCCGCTACCCCGTCGGCTTTCACCAGGCCGCCTTCATCGAGCATCATTTCCAGGCGGGGGTAGCGTTGCTGGATGAGGGCGGCCAGGGCGGTGGCCCCGCGTCGGCCCTGCGTTTCCTCATCGTGCCCAAAGGCCAATAGCACCGTGCGCCGGGGCTGGTAGCCGGCGCGCAGCAGCGCCTCCACGGCTTCGAGCTGGCCCACGAGGTTGAGCTTGTCATCGAGCGCGCCGCGACCGTAGAGGTAGCCGCCCGCCTGCTGCCCCGCGAAGGGCGGCCGCGCCCACTGCGCCTCGGTGCCGGGCAGCACGGGCACCACATCCTGGTGAGCCAGCAGCAGCAGCGGCTTCAGCGAGGCATCGGTGCCGGCCCACTCGTAGAGCAGGCCGTAGTGATTGACGGTCTGTAATTTAAGCCGCTGTTGCACGAGCGGAAACGTGCGCTCCAAATACGCCGCGAGCTGGTCGAAGGGTAGGGAATCCGTTTCGGCGTACACGGTGCGCGACACGGTGTGAATGCGCAGCGCGCCCGCCAGGTGCGCCGTCATCGAGTCGGGCACGAGGGGTAGGGCCGGGGCGGCGGGCACCGCGGCCAGCTGATGGTTGGGCAGGCGGAAAGTATTGGCCAGCAGCACGGCGGCGAGGCCCAGCAGCAGCAGCAGAAAGAGGCGAAAAATCAGACACATGAGGAAGAGCCTGGCCGCGACATTCGCCGTCAGCCGCCCTAAGTTTACGCGACTGGTTACTTTTGCGCCCCTATCCCCTGCTCCGGCTACCCACCCTACATAGGATTGGCCTGCTAATTCAGTACAAATACTGACGTCAGAATAGTACTAACCCGCAGTTAATAAGCGGGAAGTTTTCGTCTCCTTTGCCTTACTAAAATTTTTTTAAATAAGCTAATTTTACTTCATACCTTTGCCCAATGCTAATTAGCTCGTTACCAGACCGTGACGGCAGCCGCTGCACGCTTACGCTCGACGAAGAAGCGCATTGGATGCGCGCCACCTGGCGCGGCTTTATCGACCCGGAGGAAGCTTTGCGAGGCGCCCAGAATTACCTCGATAAACTAGCTGGTTTTCGCTGCCCCTTGCTACTCAACGATAATACCGCCCTGTGCGGACCCTGGTTTGACAGCCTGGACTGGCTAACGCGGGTTTGGGTGCCGCAGGCCGCAATTCTGGGCCTGCGCTACGTAGCCCACGTGGTGCAGGCTGATACGCTGCACGACGTCATTACAGAAACACCGCGCTATTCAGCCGCGTGCTTTTTTAATTTGCAGGTATTCGACCAGGTAGCCGAAGCGGAGGATTGGCTGCACCAGTGCTGGGCCGCCACCCAGCTCACCGGCGTTGCCGGCCACTAGCTCCCTACCCCACCAGCCGCCGCGCCCAGCGGCCCAGGCCGGGCAGGCGGGCCAGGCGGGTGCCCAGGTTCAGGAGCCACGGGCGGGTGCCCAGCAGGCGCATGAGGCGGTAGCTGCGCGCCAGCTGCGGCCCCAGCTGCTGGTGCAGGGCCGCATCATAACGCTGCATTTGCTCGGCGCTAAAGTCCTGGCTTGCCACGCATTGCTTTGCCTGCTCCGCCGCCAGAATGCCGCTGCGAATGGCCAGGTCGATGCCGTGGCCCTGCAAGGGGTCGATGAGCGAGGCCGCGTCGCCGCACAGCAGAAAGCGCGCCCCGCTGGCCGGCCGCTGCCGCCCGCCCCCGATGGGCAGCCCAAAGCCGCGCACCGGCCCCAGCTGCCGCGCACCGGCAAAGCGGCCGGCCAGCGCGGGGTGGGTAGCGAGGTTGTCGAGCAGCAATTGACGCAGGTCAATCTTGTGCTTGGAAACCAATTCTGACAACATGCCCAGGCCCACGTTGTAGCGCCCCGCCCCCACCGGAAACAGCCACAAATAGCCCGCCAGGTGGCTGCGGCTAAAGAAAAACTCGGTGGTGCCGCTTTCGCTACCCCCCACGTTTTCGAAGTAGGCGCGCACGCCGGCGCAGTGGTGAGCGCGGGCCAGGCGCGCCTCGGGCAGCAGCCGGCGGCCCACCACCGACTGCGCGCCGTCGCAGCCGATAACGAGATGGGCCGTGATTTCAGAGCCGTCGGCCAGCCGCAGGTGGGCGCAATCGGGCGTTATTTCCACATTTTTCAGGGCGGCGTTTTCCCGAATTTCGGTGGTGGTGTGCTGCCGCACCAGGGCCAGCAGCGCGGCATCGAAGTCGAGCCGGGGACTGTTGAAAGTGGGCAGCTTCCAGTGCAGGTAGAAACTGCCGCCGCCGGGCGCTACGAGGCGGCTGCGGCGCACATCGTCGCGCGGCTGCAGCTGCCACAGCGCCTCGGTGTAAATGGGGTCGAGCTGGCGCAACGCCTTG from Hymenobacter psoromatis includes the following:
- a CDS encoding carboxypeptidase, with the protein product MCLIFRLFLLLLLGLAAVLLANTFRLPNHQLAAVPAAPALPLVPDSMTAHLAGALRIHTVSRTVYAETDSLPFDQLAAYLERTFPLVQQRLKLQTVNHYGLLYEWAGTDASLKPLLLLAHQDVVPVLPGTEAQWARPPFAGQQAGGYLYGRGALDDKLNLVGQLEAVEALLRAGYQPRRTVLLAFGHDEETQGRRGATALAALIQQRYPRLEMMLDEGGLVKADGVAGLAQPVALVGVSEKGYLSLELTATGAGGHSSMPPALTSVGRVAAAVARLEAQPFLARLDGGVSGLLAYLAPAVPFSKRLVFANQWLFGSLIRKSLAATPSGNAALRTTTAPTIIRGGDKDNVLPARATATVNFRLLPGDSVGAVVRRVREIINDPQIQLKMLGEGRDASPVSGTDNAAFAALHRTIKSIFPTALVAPYVVVGATDARAYAALCPQATYRFMPVLMDQAAIESLHGTNERLSPAAYLTLIRFYAALIRNVG